Proteins co-encoded in one Haladaptatus sp. ZSTT2 genomic window:
- a CDS encoding HVO_0234 family beta-propeller protein: protein MQSLEEKRVFGEKTGKTVVLAATDVGVAAVSLAGEQVGQIELLAQCTARDVATSDDQVAIATDEDVLLHDGDDFTETYFGPATAVRFSDGVLLAGAEDGTLARFDAGWTTIAELDARINAISSNLVATDAGVCQVTTADCIEAGLSSVRDVSTDGTPHAATADGLYYLGNGWMDALDGDFYMVATAEDGRAHAATADTFYAHDDEWDAISLPVPGQVADVAYADATYAATVDGTFLLDAGEGWRTYPLGLRDVHALCVL from the coding sequence ATGCAAAGCCTCGAGGAAAAACGGGTGTTTGGGGAAAAGACGGGTAAGACCGTCGTCCTCGCGGCCACCGACGTTGGCGTTGCTGCCGTCTCTCTTGCGGGCGAACAGGTCGGACAAATAGAACTCTTAGCGCAGTGTACCGCCCGGGACGTAGCGACGAGCGACGACCAAGTGGCCATCGCCACGGACGAAGACGTACTGCTCCACGACGGCGACGACTTCACCGAAACCTACTTCGGCCCCGCGACCGCCGTCCGATTCAGCGACGGCGTCCTGCTCGCGGGAGCCGAAGACGGGACGCTCGCGCGCTTCGACGCAGGATGGACGACAATCGCGGAACTCGACGCCCGAATCAACGCGATTTCGAGCAACCTCGTCGCCACCGACGCGGGCGTCTGTCAGGTCACCACCGCAGACTGCATCGAAGCCGGACTCTCCTCGGTGCGCGACGTGTCCACCGACGGAACGCCACACGCCGCCACCGCAGACGGCCTCTACTACCTCGGGAACGGCTGGATGGACGCCCTCGACGGCGATTTTTACATGGTCGCCACCGCCGAAGACGGCCGAGCGCACGCCGCCACCGCAGACACATTTTACGCCCACGACGACGAGTGGGACGCCATCTCGCTCCCGGTCCCGGGGCAGGTCGCAGACGTGGCCTACGCCGACGCCACCTACGCCGCGACGGTGGACGGCACGTTCCTCCT
- a CDS encoding O-methyltransferase, with translation MARLHSDAVAVLLELAGPNADEILTEMEQRATREGFPIVGAEVGRTLALCARLRGAKTVFELGSGFGYSAYWIARVLPEDGTINLTDRDAGLLADAEAYFERGSLAQKATFAQGDAISLAREARGPFDLVVLDHDTADYVEGFEAIRDAVAPGGVIIADNVLSTDTEQPLTPAGLEAKLSGEPAPNERTRAVAAYFDHVSHADGFETYALPFGQGIAVSCRI, from the coding sequence ATGGCTCGACTCCATTCGGACGCAGTGGCTGTACTCCTCGAACTGGCCGGGCCGAACGCGGATGAGATTCTCACAGAGATGGAACAGCGAGCGACCCGCGAGGGGTTTCCTATCGTCGGCGCAGAAGTTGGCCGGACGCTCGCGCTGTGTGCTCGCCTGCGTGGGGCGAAAACCGTGTTCGAACTCGGCTCTGGGTTTGGGTATTCTGCGTACTGGATTGCGCGCGTACTCCCCGAAGACGGAACGATCAACCTGACCGACCGAGATGCGGGATTGCTCGCGGATGCGGAGGCGTACTTCGAGCGCGGCAGCCTCGCACAGAAGGCGACGTTCGCACAGGGCGATGCTATCTCCCTCGCTCGCGAAGCGCGCGGCCCGTTCGACCTCGTCGTCCTCGACCACGACACCGCAGACTACGTCGAGGGATTCGAGGCGATTCGAGACGCCGTCGCACCGGGCGGGGTGATTATCGCAGACAACGTGCTCAGCACCGACACCGAACAGCCGCTCACCCCCGCAGGCTTGGAGGCGAAGCTCTCGGGGGAACCAGCGCCGAACGAGCGCACCCGCGCGGTGGCCGCGTATTTTGACCATGTTTCACACGCCGACGGGTTCGAGACCTACGCCCTCCCGTTCGGGCAGGGAATCGCCGTATCGTGTCGAATCTGA